The following are from one region of the Natronosporangium hydrolyticum genome:
- a CDS encoding hydantoinase B/oxoprolinase family protein — translation MTTLDGATAEVVRSYLLSAAEEMRATLIRTSFNPVIYEVHDFGMSMYDAQLRLIAEATGLGIFLGANDYSLRKGVEYVGRENLYPGDVVLLNYPYWNAAHSYDATLFAPVFQPDPADPGGDGELVAFLCIRAHWMDLGAKDPGYVLDSTDVHQEGLLFPGTKVVERGEPVRAIHELIRFNSRMPGETLGDLHAQIAALRTGERRFLEILGKFGKPAVASAIEWMIADGKARTSAALATLPQGSWTAVDWLDDDGVGDEPVRMQATVTIADGTFTVDFAGSSAAVRGPVNMPFGATEAICKVVLKSLTSRDQPSNEGTTAPLRVRAEPSTLFHAVYPQPTFTLWTGNVALELIYKALAQGMAEQLPASSGGDLPGFMMVGVHPDTGQLFAVSNNEPVGWGGAPEHDGANATSHVAACTGRATPVEVMEARTGMFIERWEIRTDSGGAGQFRGGAGLRRDITFVSPGEFLSVIKKTRTRPWALLGGEEPEPNQFVVHPGTDREARVSTTRTPVQPGDRVTVLTAGGGGHGDPRQRDPESVRRDVAEGYVSAEAAREIYGVAP, via the coding sequence GTGACGACCCTGGATGGTGCGACCGCCGAAGTGGTGCGGAGCTACCTGTTGTCGGCGGCCGAGGAGATGCGGGCGACCCTCATCCGCACCTCGTTCAACCCAGTCATCTACGAGGTCCACGACTTCGGCATGTCGATGTACGACGCCCAGCTGCGGCTGATCGCCGAAGCCACCGGCTTGGGTATCTTTCTCGGGGCGAACGACTACTCGCTGCGGAAGGGAGTCGAGTACGTCGGCCGGGAGAATCTCTACCCGGGTGATGTGGTGCTGCTGAACTATCCTTACTGGAACGCTGCCCACTCGTACGACGCCACGCTGTTCGCGCCGGTGTTCCAACCCGATCCGGCTGACCCGGGCGGCGATGGTGAGCTGGTGGCGTTCCTATGCATTCGAGCACACTGGATGGACCTGGGCGCGAAGGACCCGGGCTACGTCCTCGACTCCACCGATGTCCACCAGGAGGGGCTACTCTTTCCGGGGACCAAGGTGGTGGAGCGGGGCGAGCCGGTGCGCGCGATCCACGAGCTGATCCGGTTCAACTCGCGGATGCCGGGGGAGACCCTCGGCGATCTGCACGCCCAGATCGCGGCGCTGCGCACCGGCGAGCGGCGGTTCCTGGAGATCCTGGGCAAGTTCGGCAAGCCGGCCGTGGCGTCGGCGATCGAGTGGATGATCGCCGACGGGAAGGCCCGGACCTCGGCGGCGTTGGCGACGCTGCCGCAGGGTAGCTGGACCGCCGTCGACTGGCTCGACGACGACGGGGTCGGCGACGAGCCGGTGCGGATGCAGGCCACCGTCACCATCGCCGACGGCACCTTCACCGTCGACTTCGCCGGCTCCTCGGCGGCGGTGCGGGGGCCGGTCAACATGCCCTTCGGTGCCACCGAGGCGATCTGCAAAGTGGTGTTGAAGTCGCTCACCTCACGGGACCAGCCCTCCAACGAGGGGACCACGGCACCGTTGCGGGTCCGCGCCGAGCCGAGCACGCTGTTCCACGCGGTCTACCCGCAGCCGACCTTCACGCTGTGGACCGGCAACGTCGCACTGGAGCTGATCTACAAGGCGTTGGCCCAGGGCATGGCCGAGCAGCTGCCGGCGAGCTCGGGCGGCGATCTGCCCGGTTTCATGATGGTCGGGGTACACCCCGACACCGGGCAGCTCTTCGCCGTCAGCAACAACGAACCGGTCGGCTGGGGCGGTGCCCCGGAACACGACGGGGCGAACGCCACCAGCCACGTCGCCGCCTGTACCGGCCGGGCCACCCCGGTCGAGGTGATGGAGGCGCGGACCGGCATGTTCATCGAGCGGTGGGAGATCCGGACGGACTCCGGCGGGGCCGGCCAGTTCCGCGGCGGTGCCGGGCTCCGGCGCGATATCACGTTCGTCAGCCCGGGCGAGTTCCTCTCGGTGATCAAGAAGACCCGGACCCGGCCCTGGGCGCTGCTCGGCGGCGAGGAGCCGGAGCCGAACCAGTTCGTTGTGCACCCGGGTACCGACCGGGAGGCGCGGGTCAGCACCACCCGTACCCCGGTACAACCTGGTGACCGGGTCACCGTGCTCACCGCCGGGGGTGGTGGGCACGGTGACCCACGTCAACGCGACCCGGAGTCGGTACGCCGGGATGTCGCGGAGGGCTACGTGTCGGCCGAGGCCGCGCGGGAGATCTACGGAGTGGCGCCGTGA
- a CDS encoding amidohydrolase family protein: protein MTRPGKPAPVVLTNCTVIDARVLDGVAPLPQAAVWVTGGRIAEVGPAEKVVDQARAAGDVTEVDLDGAYLTPGLVNMHTHLSLSLPGRRGDGIRGLSPHELALYMADGARRTLAGGVTTVRCVAEKDHADFALRRAIKTGRAYGPRIFTAGQALVCTGGHGHGGGETLECDGPTGFRRGVRTQVRAGADLIKVMISGGIAGEHEQIDTRQLFPDELAAVIETAHAWGRKVTAHAGPASVIADAVAQGLDCVEHGYQLTDEIAEQMAARGTALVPTLLVTRCKEFFDELGVPEWMQCRSLGAGPRHLESYQAALRAGVEILLGSDMPPFWPFEGTNATVRELEYLAEAGLPPARALYAGTLGPVRWLAAEADLGTVESGKYADLIAMDGDPTADTGAFRGVRWVMKGGRVVRDDRAGWSI, encoded by the coding sequence GTGACCCGCCCCGGGAAGCCCGCGCCGGTGGTGCTCACCAACTGCACTGTGATCGATGCCCGGGTGCTCGACGGGGTGGCGCCGCTGCCGCAGGCGGCGGTCTGGGTGACCGGTGGCCGGATCGCCGAGGTGGGACCGGCGGAGAAGGTCGTCGACCAGGCCCGCGCCGCCGGCGACGTGACCGAGGTGGACCTGGATGGCGCCTATCTGACCCCCGGCCTGGTCAACATGCACACCCACCTGTCGCTGTCGCTGCCCGGCCGGCGGGGAGACGGGATCCGGGGGTTGAGTCCGCACGAGTTGGCGCTCTACATGGCCGACGGCGCCCGACGCACGCTCGCCGGCGGCGTCACCACCGTGCGCTGTGTCGCGGAGAAGGACCACGCCGACTTCGCGCTGCGGCGCGCGATCAAGACCGGCCGGGCGTACGGTCCGCGGATCTTCACCGCCGGCCAGGCGCTGGTCTGTACCGGTGGCCACGGCCACGGCGGCGGCGAGACGCTGGAGTGCGACGGCCCCACCGGTTTCCGCCGGGGGGTCCGGACCCAGGTCCGGGCCGGCGCCGACCTGATCAAGGTGATGATCTCGGGTGGGATCGCCGGTGAGCATGAGCAGATCGACACTCGACAGCTCTTCCCGGACGAGCTAGCCGCGGTCATCGAGACCGCCCACGCCTGGGGTCGGAAGGTCACCGCGCACGCCGGCCCAGCTTCGGTGATCGCCGACGCGGTGGCGCAAGGGCTGGACTGTGTCGAGCACGGGTATCAGCTCACCGACGAAATCGCCGAGCAGATGGCGGCGCGGGGCACGGCGTTGGTGCCGACGCTGCTAGTGACCCGGTGCAAGGAGTTCTTCGACGAGCTCGGGGTGCCAGAGTGGATGCAGTGCCGCTCACTCGGTGCCGGACCCCGGCATCTGGAGAGCTACCAGGCGGCGTTGCGGGCCGGGGTGGAGATTCTGCTCGGCAGCGACATGCCGCCGTTCTGGCCGTTCGAGGGCACCAACGCCACCGTTCGGGAACTGGAGTATCTCGCCGAAGCCGGCCTTCCCCCGGCGCGGGCGCTCTACGCGGGCACGCTCGGGCCGGTGCGGTGGCTGGCCGCGGAGGCGGATCTAGGCACAGTGGAATCCGGAAAGTACGCGGATCTGATCGCGATGGACGGCGACCCGACCGCGGACACCGGCGCCTTCCGAGGCGTCCGGTGGGTCATGAAGGGTGGCCGGGTCGTCCGTGACGACCGGGCGGGATGGAGTATCTGA
- a CDS encoding NADPH:quinone oxidoreductase family protein: MRRLVAYEHGEPEQVLTVADLPDDPPPGAGEVQLAVHAVGLNFLDVSLCRGNYPMLPDPPYTPGVEVAGRVVAAGAGATELLGEEVIACPTLPRGALGETVTVAADLVVRRPADVPAIEAAGLPVIYQTGWFALERAWVGAGDTVLIHAGAGGVGIATTQLAVARGATVFCTAGGPEKAAVCRAHGAALAIDYQREDFVAAVQEATGGRGVDVVVDPVGGEVFTRSIECLAFEGRMVPVGTAAAPPPKVDPMELVGANLSLIGVAWGSAYPWHAPAAVAKAYQELFSLYRSGDIRPPVSRVVPLAQTPQVLADLGARRTTGKLVVQVGADDG; encoded by the coding sequence ATGCGACGACTAGTGGCCTACGAGCACGGTGAGCCGGAGCAGGTGCTCACCGTCGCCGACCTACCCGACGACCCGCCACCGGGCGCTGGCGAGGTGCAACTGGCGGTCCACGCGGTAGGGCTGAACTTCCTCGATGTCTCGTTGTGCCGGGGTAACTACCCGATGCTGCCCGATCCGCCCTATACCCCGGGAGTGGAGGTCGCCGGCCGGGTGGTGGCCGCCGGTGCGGGGGCAACGGAGCTGCTGGGCGAGGAGGTCATCGCCTGCCCGACCCTGCCGCGTGGGGCGCTGGGGGAGACCGTGACCGTCGCCGCCGACCTGGTGGTACGCCGGCCCGCCGACGTGCCGGCGATCGAGGCCGCCGGGTTGCCGGTGATCTATCAGACCGGCTGGTTCGCGCTGGAGCGCGCCTGGGTGGGCGCCGGCGACACGGTGCTGATCCACGCTGGTGCCGGCGGCGTCGGGATCGCCACCACCCAACTCGCGGTGGCCCGGGGCGCGACCGTCTTCTGCACCGCCGGTGGTCCGGAGAAGGCCGCGGTCTGCCGTGCCCACGGCGCCGCCCTCGCCATCGACTATCAGCGGGAAGATTTCGTGGCCGCGGTGCAGGAGGCGACCGGTGGCCGGGGCGTCGACGTCGTCGTCGACCCGGTCGGCGGCGAAGTCTTTACCCGTTCGATCGAGTGCCTCGCCTTCGAGGGCCGGATGGTGCCGGTCGGCACCGCCGCCGCGCCGCCACCCAAGGTGGATCCGATGGAGCTGGTCGGGGCCAACCTGTCGCTCATCGGTGTGGCGTGGGGATCGGCCTACCCGTGGCACGCGCCGGCCGCGGTCGCCAAGGCGTACCAGGAGCTGTTCTCGTTGTACCGCAGTGGAGACATCCGACCGCCGGTGTCGCGGGTGGTGCCGCTGGCGCAGACCCCGCAGGTGCTCGCCGACCTCGGCGCCCGGCGTACCACCGGCAAGCTGGTGGTCCAGGTAGGAGCGGACGATGGCTGA
- a CDS encoding TIGR04076 family protein, which translates to MADEADVTEVYDLRVTVDRIDGRSACGMAVGDCFELVESAHLRLPDGKPFCVWALAAVLPFLAAKQRELPAGDWLAQDAHFCCPDPEEGLVMKVERTGRRRLPTSELT; encoded by the coding sequence ATGGCTGACGAAGCGGACGTGACTGAGGTGTACGACCTGCGGGTCACTGTGGACCGGATCGACGGCCGGTCGGCCTGCGGCATGGCGGTCGGCGACTGCTTTGAGCTGGTGGAGAGCGCGCACCTGCGCCTGCCCGACGGCAAACCGTTCTGCGTCTGGGCGCTCGCCGCGGTGCTGCCGTTTCTCGCCGCCAAACAGCGGGAGCTGCCGGCCGGCGACTGGCTGGCGCAGGATGCCCACTTCTGCTGCCCCGACCCGGAAGAAGGGTTGGTCATGAAGGTAGAGCGGACCGGCCGGCGGCGGCTACCGACCTCGGAGCTCACATGA
- a CDS encoding LLM class flavin-dependent oxidoreductase produces the protein MSEIGLGVQSDKRPGEYAALAALAEGYGFDVVSVYGDLMYQPPLGPLLEMAGATDRIRLGPACLNPYSLAPYEIAGQIATLDAVSGGRAYLGLARGSWLDAVGIDQARPVTRLAEAVDVIYRLLGGDTTGVDGRVFRLAPGTALRFPIHRPDPPLLLGAWGPRGAALAGRLAQEIKVGGSANPELVPVIRERIRPGAERAGRSLDEVGLVFGAVTVVDLDGDAARATARTEVAMYLAVVAELDPTVALPPGLLAQVQQALAAGDDAAAGALIPDDVLHRFAFAGTPAEVAAHARALFDAGVRRVEFGTPHGLTGPHGVDLLGTRVLPLLRP, from the coding sequence ATGAGCGAGATCGGGCTGGGGGTGCAGAGCGACAAACGCCCCGGCGAGTACGCCGCCCTGGCCGCCCTGGCCGAAGGGTACGGCTTCGACGTGGTCAGTGTCTACGGCGACCTGATGTACCAGCCGCCGCTCGGGCCGCTGCTGGAGATGGCCGGTGCCACCGACCGGATCCGGCTCGGACCGGCCTGCCTGAACCCGTACTCGTTGGCGCCGTACGAGATCGCCGGCCAGATCGCCACCCTGGACGCGGTCTCGGGCGGCCGGGCGTACCTGGGTCTGGCCCGCGGCAGTTGGCTCGACGCGGTCGGTATCGACCAGGCGCGGCCGGTGACCCGGCTGGCTGAGGCGGTCGACGTGATTTACCGGCTGCTCGGCGGCGACACCACCGGTGTCGACGGTCGGGTGTTCCGGCTGGCCCCGGGCACCGCCCTGCGCTTCCCCATCCACCGACCCGATCCGCCGCTGCTGTTGGGTGCCTGGGGGCCGCGGGGGGCGGCGTTGGCGGGCCGGCTCGCCCAGGAGATCAAGGTGGGCGGTAGCGCCAACCCCGAGCTGGTGCCGGTGATCCGGGAGCGAATCCGACCGGGCGCGGAGCGGGCCGGCCGGAGCCTGGACGAGGTCGGCCTGGTCTTCGGCGCGGTAACCGTGGTGGATCTCGACGGTGATGCGGCCCGCGCCACCGCGCGTACCGAGGTGGCGATGTACCTCGCGGTGGTGGCGGAGCTGGACCCGACCGTGGCGCTGCCACCAGGGCTGCTGGCGCAGGTGCAACAGGCGCTGGCGGCCGGCGACGACGCGGCGGCCGGCGCGTTGATCCCGGACGATGTGCTGCACCGGTTTGCCTTCGCGGGCACCCCGGCGGAGGTGGCGGCGCACGCCCGGGCGCTCTTCGACGCCGGGGTCCGGCGGGTCGAGTTCGGAACCCCGCACGGGCTGACCGGCCCGCACGGGGTGGACCTGCTGGGGACCCGGGTGCTGCCACTACTGCGGCCATGA
- a CDS encoding alpha/beta hydrolase has protein sequence MMSDLTVTVIVGPGLRADPDLLRETAEAEFPQLGVVGRVEIAADAAAVAASLEQIPGALVVLPGDDPATRELLISDGPHAARTVWYDLTRTGPVPVAGDAVHLYGRGVWGLCWAIRHAVHRLRRPARRFRYGPDPEQWAELRLPRPRPGGDPPPVAVLLHGGFWRSQWAADLMDALAIDLADRGYAAWNLEYRRPDQHGWAATAADVAAGIAALSALPEFPDRPDRLDLDRVAVLGHSAGGQLALRAAADSATDGPVRVAVAVSLAGVVDLVEAQRRWLGTGAVAAALGGTPEQVPAQYAAADPAARLPLRVPQLIVQGRQDDPDLVDLNRRYAESARSAGDRVTVLESAGDHFSVIDPAAPIWHTTFARLAEQLEVKSQ, from the coding sequence ATGATGAGTGACCTGACAGTGACGGTGATCGTCGGACCCGGGCTGCGGGCCGACCCCGACCTGCTCCGGGAGACCGCCGAGGCAGAGTTTCCGCAGCTTGGAGTGGTCGGGCGGGTCGAGATCGCGGCGGACGCGGCGGCGGTCGCGGCGTCGCTGGAGCAGATCCCCGGGGCCCTGGTGGTGCTGCCCGGAGACGATCCGGCGACCCGGGAGCTGCTGATCAGCGACGGGCCGCACGCCGCGCGTACGGTCTGGTACGACTTGACCCGCACCGGCCCGGTGCCGGTCGCCGGTGACGCCGTCCACCTGTACGGGCGGGGCGTCTGGGGCCTGTGCTGGGCGATCCGGCATGCGGTGCACCGGCTCCGCCGGCCGGCGCGGCGGTTCCGCTACGGGCCGGACCCGGAGCAGTGGGCCGAGCTGCGGCTACCCCGACCGCGGCCCGGGGGCGACCCGCCCCCGGTGGCGGTGCTGCTCCACGGCGGCTTCTGGCGATCGCAGTGGGCGGCCGACCTGATGGACGCGCTCGCCATCGACCTCGCGGACCGGGGCTACGCCGCCTGGAACCTGGAGTACCGGCGACCGGACCAGCACGGCTGGGCGGCCACCGCCGCCGATGTGGCGGCCGGGATCGCGGCGCTCTCCGCGCTGCCCGAGTTCCCCGACCGCCCGGACCGGCTCGACCTGGACCGGGTCGCGGTGCTGGGGCACTCCGCCGGTGGGCAGCTGGCGCTGCGGGCGGCGGCCGACAGCGCCACCGATGGGCCGGTGCGGGTGGCGGTGGCGGTGTCGCTGGCCGGGGTGGTCGATCTGGTCGAGGCGCAGCGCCGGTGGCTGGGCACCGGGGCGGTGGCGGCCGCACTGGGAGGCACCCCGGAGCAGGTCCCGGCGCAGTACGCGGCGGCGGACCCGGCGGCGCGGCTGCCGCTGCGGGTACCGCAGCTGATCGTGCAGGGGCGGCAGGACGATCCGGACCTGGTGGACCTGAACCGTCGGTACGCGGAGTCGGCGCGGTCGGCCGGGGACCGGGTGACGGTGTTGGAGTCCGCCGGCGACCACTTCTCGGTGATCGACCCGGCGGCGCCGATCTGGCATACGACCTTTGCCCGGCTCGCCGAGCAGCTGGAAGTTAAGTCTCAGTGA
- a CDS encoding helix-turn-helix domain-containing protein, translating to MRSSSDHRPHTEAASPDLIGARMRQFRTEQGLTLRGLAARSGLSIGFLSQVERGISSIGLTALGSVASALGHSVAEFFHDDSTPTGGAGGQPPSRPQSNHQAEDLPVHFTLTRREVAGSQYVSGQQTYRMLSDRGRNLVLEPMLVHIAPGGRKEDAYGHPGEEFAYVVEGELLYEVEGVEHRLYPGDSLHLRSTVSHRLYNDTDQVTTVVSVVTPRLF from the coding sequence GTGCGCAGTTCGTCGGACCACCGCCCTCACACCGAGGCAGCCAGCCCTGACCTGATCGGTGCCCGGATGCGGCAGTTCCGCACCGAGCAGGGCCTCACCCTGCGCGGGCTCGCCGCCCGTTCCGGGCTCTCGATCGGTTTCCTCTCCCAGGTCGAGCGGGGCATCTCCTCGATCGGCCTGACCGCCCTCGGCAGCGTGGCCAGCGCGCTCGGGCACAGCGTCGCCGAGTTCTTCCACGACGACTCGACGCCCACCGGCGGGGCCGGCGGGCAGCCCCCCAGCCGGCCACAAAGCAATCACCAGGCCGAAGACCTGCCGGTCCACTTCACCCTGACCCGCCGGGAGGTCGCCGGCAGCCAGTACGTCTCGGGCCAGCAGACCTACCGGATGCTCTCCGACCGCGGCCGCAACCTGGTGTTGGAACCGATGCTGGTGCACATCGCCCCGGGCGGCCGCAAGGAGGACGCGTACGGCCACCCGGGCGAGGAGTTCGCCTACGTGGTCGAGGGCGAGCTGCTCTACGAGGTGGAGGGCGTCGAGCACCGGCTCTACCCGGGAGACAGCCTGCATCTGCGTTCGACGGTGTCGCACCGGCTCTACAACGACACCGATCAGGTCACCACCGTGGTCTCCGTGGTGACCCCGCGACTCTTCTGA
- a CDS encoding Lrp/AsnC family transcriptional regulator, whose amino-acid sequence MDSTDWALLTELQADARLSYSELSRRVHLSPPAVAERVRRLEQTGVITGYHAHVDRAKTGWSVLAMIRMSCYGPRCVLRDPQVAQWPEILEIYRITGDACSLLKVAAGSMDAFERVIDQLAPYGRPSSTMVLSTPLNWRPVTSADPESLDTIEHE is encoded by the coding sequence ATGGATTCGACCGACTGGGCGCTACTAACCGAATTGCAGGCCGACGCCCGATTGTCGTACAGCGAGCTCTCCCGCCGGGTGCACCTCTCGCCGCCGGCGGTCGCCGAACGGGTACGCCGGCTGGAGCAGACCGGGGTGATCACCGGGTACCACGCCCACGTGGACCGGGCCAAGACCGGTTGGTCGGTGCTGGCGATGATCCGGATGTCCTGTTATGGCCCCCGCTGCGTGCTGCGCGACCCGCAGGTCGCGCAGTGGCCGGAAATCCTGGAGATCTACCGGATCACCGGCGACGCCTGCAGCCTGTTGAAGGTTGCGGCCGGGTCGATGGACGCGTTCGAGCGGGTGATCGACCAACTGGCGCCCTACGGCCGCCCCTCCAGCACCATGGTGCTCTCGACACCGCTGAATTGGCGGCCCGTGACCTCCGCGGATCCGGAAAGTTTAGATACCATCGAACACGAGTGA
- a CDS encoding tryptophan 2,3-dioxygenase, translating to MASGVRNGGPKVEFDQQVPYDQYVRATTLHSLQRPVTSDPGEMSFLMISQVMELYFGLIRFELQQIQDRLRADDVWGALAPIRRASLHLDGLNAAWRGLGWMTPVDFQRFREQLGEASGFQSAMYRHLEMLLGLKSATLIRPFKRQRDVYQALTDGLAAPSLWDDVVALLGRRGYAIPQELVDRDFAAEYEPSAEVEAAWVKIYHDDRPDNELRLLGEALTDLVEKYGHWRDQHVTAVRRTMGAKAGSGGSSGLAWLQNRAAQPVFPELWSARTEM from the coding sequence ATGGCGAGCGGTGTACGCAACGGGGGGCCCAAGGTCGAGTTCGACCAGCAGGTGCCGTATGACCAGTACGTCAGGGCCACCACGCTGCACTCGTTGCAGCGGCCGGTCACCTCCGATCCGGGCGAGATGTCGTTCCTGATGATCAGCCAGGTGATGGAGCTCTACTTCGGGCTGATCCGCTTCGAGCTCCAGCAGATCCAGGATCGGCTACGCGCCGACGACGTCTGGGGGGCGCTGGCCCCGATCCGTCGCGCCAGCCTCCACCTGGACGGGCTGAACGCCGCCTGGCGCGGGCTGGGCTGGATGACCCCGGTCGACTTCCAACGGTTCCGGGAGCAGCTGGGCGAGGCCTCCGGCTTCCAGTCCGCGATGTACCGGCACCTGGAGATGCTGCTGGGGCTCAAGTCGGCGACCCTGATCCGGCCGTTCAAGCGACAACGCGATGTCTACCAGGCGCTGACCGATGGGCTGGCCGCGCCGAGCCTGTGGGACGACGTGGTGGCGCTGCTCGGCCGGCGCGGCTACGCCATCCCCCAGGAGTTGGTCGACCGCGACTTCGCCGCCGAGTATGAACCGTCCGCCGAGGTCGAAGCGGCCTGGGTGAAGATCTACCACGACGACCGGCCCGACAACGAACTCCGGCTGCTCGGCGAGGCGCTCACCGACCTGGTCGAGAAGTACGGGCACTGGCGCGACCAGCACGTCACCGCGGTACGCCGGACCATGGGAGCCAAGGCCGGCAGCGGCGGCTCTTCCGGTCTAGCCTGGCTGCAGAACCGCGCGGCGCAGCCGGTCTTCCCGGAGCTGTGGTCCGCGCGTACCGAGATGTGA
- the kynU gene encoding kynureninase, with the protein MDQPESESQQRDEADPGHRPWFHIPPAEGGDYPEAAYLAGNSLGLPPRATRAELLADVDAWAQLGVEGHLVGERPWLPYHEQLTEPAARLVGALPAETVVMNSLTVNLHLLMVSFYRPAGQRNRILIEDTAFPSDSYAVRSQVRYHGLDPEQTVRRLTPRAGEAHLRTEDIVELLRREGETVALVLLGGVNYLTGELLDLPAITTAGREAGAVVGWDLAHAAGNVPLRLHDWGVDFAAWCSYKYLNAGPGALGGVFIHQRHLGRDDLPRFEGWWSTDPATRFEMAPVSRPPAAADAWQISNPPIFAMGPVRTSLEIFDKVGMAALRSRSIRLTGYLADLLDEIGAPMVTPRDPQRRGAQLSVRVADSGGLTKRLRTEHGVVADARPPDLVRLAPVPLYSTYHDCWRAARALADLGVGA; encoded by the coding sequence ATGGACCAGCCCGAGAGCGAATCCCAGCAACGGGACGAGGCCGACCCGGGCCACCGCCCCTGGTTCCACATCCCGCCGGCCGAGGGCGGCGACTATCCGGAGGCCGCCTACCTGGCGGGTAACTCACTCGGCCTGCCGCCTCGCGCCACCCGCGCCGAACTACTGGCCGATGTGGACGCGTGGGCGCAGCTCGGGGTGGAGGGGCACCTGGTGGGTGAACGGCCCTGGCTTCCCTACCACGAGCAGCTCACCGAGCCGGCCGCGCGGCTGGTCGGCGCGCTGCCCGCCGAGACCGTGGTGATGAATTCGCTGACGGTCAACCTGCACCTGCTGATGGTCTCCTTCTACCGGCCGGCCGGGCAGCGTAACCGGATCCTGATCGAGGACACCGCCTTCCCCTCGGACAGCTACGCGGTGCGTAGCCAGGTCCGTTACCACGGGCTCGATCCGGAGCAGACGGTCCGCCGGCTCACCCCCCGCGCCGGCGAAGCCCACCTGCGCACTGAAGACATTGTGGAGCTGTTGCGCCGCGAAGGGGAGACGGTCGCGCTGGTGCTGCTCGGCGGCGTCAACTACCTGACCGGCGAACTGCTCGACCTGCCGGCGATCACCACGGCCGGGCGGGAGGCGGGCGCGGTGGTCGGATGGGACCTCGCCCACGCCGCCGGCAATGTGCCGCTGCGGCTACACGACTGGGGCGTCGACTTCGCCGCCTGGTGCTCGTACAAATACCTCAACGCCGGCCCCGGCGCGCTGGGCGGCGTCTTTATCCACCAACGCCACCTCGGCCGCGACGACCTGCCCCGGTTCGAAGGGTGGTGGAGCACCGACCCGGCGACCCGGTTCGAGATGGCCCCGGTGTCGCGCCCACCCGCCGCGGCCGACGCCTGGCAGATCTCCAACCCGCCGATCTTCGCGATGGGCCCGGTCCGCACCTCCCTGGAGATCTTCGACAAGGTGGGGATGGCGGCGCTACGATCCCGCAGCATCCGGCTCACCGGCTACCTCGCCGACCTACTCGACGAGATCGGCGCCCCGATGGTCACCCCACGCGATCCGCAGCGGCGCGGCGCACAACTCTCGGTACGGGTCGCCGACTCGGGCGGCCTCACCAAGCGGCTGCGCACCGAGCACGGGGTGGTCGCCGACGCCCGCCCGCCCGACCTGGTCCGGCTGGCGCCGGTGCCGCTCTACTCGACATACCACGACTGCTGGCGCGCCGCCCGGGCGCTAGCCGACCTAGGGGTGGGAGCATGA